One window of the Rhipicephalus microplus isolate Deutch F79 chromosome 2, USDA_Rmic, whole genome shotgun sequence genome contains the following:
- the LOC119163300 gene encoding neprilysin-1: MMSDELNVINDEDKGRNVTKNKMYVTAGAVGACVVVLMLLSVASIGSRKSNDEMGFVKRQINVAGTCRSQACNQLSTTLNKSLSRKEAPCQNFYRFVCSGKQNSEVEQKQAALQESSFGSSWVIETLKESFHKVESNPKIPVRSQTDAQKFLTFYLSCYHSLAPGSRNVRSMKHYMRMFNFSWPKVKPRELNSFDLLVRMELDFNIGAFFRFGISLKRQNAWDFTLKPPKISKFMFAPTRKEKYRKYLEKVVRTMGGGLKHGSIVDAIAKFEEELFELAVMENKQRVYLRNLSMLTPTISPEMWMDTFSKYFVLSKFMENHTMLITSPEYFTKLFNSLSTKEGALYLGWRIFRFGSCFTNEFRTLEESMEMNVDSCSHPVSDAREYCREYASKMMLPQMIAFATESLTSKNEVRSVVNIADNVKREMSKGLSLNPWLDNSTKLTAIQKVQSSRLVLPEIGLRADNTSVSSFPDLGADFLENWVRVIPHAGFPAREYEIEESMRRLHDDHIKYDVYTNELHLPIASTKGPLYSADLPVSAIYAVLGRIIAHELLHGLDAQGRDINNGQAQTWWSEDFADAYNARAACYVNLYENVGDYTNNTIQEDIIDNAAVRYAYAAFKAALPSDKVANVLGGLSTFSPDQTFFITYCHSFCDNTTDHPGAHGGWTKYSDGHNRCNVPLMNMEEFAHAFSCTAQEPMNPVKKCYLW, translated from the exons GCGTGTGTCGTGGTGCTGATGCTCCTGTCGGTCGCCTCGATCGGCTCCAGGAAATCCAACGATGAAATGGGTTTCGTAAAGAGACAGATAAACGTCGCCGGCACGTGCAG ATCTCAAGCCTGCAACCAACTCAGCACAACGTTAAACAAGAGTCTGAGCCGCAAGGAAGCTCCTTGCCAGAACTTCTATCGCTTTGTCTGCTCTGGGAAACAGAACAGCGAGGTAGAACAGAAGCAGGCTGCTTTGCAAGAGAGTAGTTTCGGATCATCCTGGGTAATTGAGACACTAAAGGAGTCGTTTCATAAAGTGGAGTCAAACCCCAAGATTCCGGTACGGTCCCAGACGGACGCGCAAAAGTTTCTGACCTTCTACCTGTCCTGCTATCACAGCCTGGCACCGGGTTCTAGGAATGTACGAAGCATGAAGCACTACATGCGCATGTTTAACTTCAGCTGGCCTAAAGTGAAACCCCGCGAACTGAACTCGTTCGACCTCTTAGTCCGAATGGAGCTAGACTTTAATATCGGGGCCTTCTTCAGGTTTGGGATCTCTTTGAAGAGGCAGAACGCCTGGGACTTTACGCTTAAGCCACCAAAAATATCCAAGTTCATGTTTGCACCCACGAGGAAAGAGAAGTACAGGAAGTACTTGGAGAAGGTTGTCCGAACCATGGGTGGCGGCCTCAAGCATGGTAGCATTGTAGATGCGATAGCAAAATTCGAAGAGGAGCTTTTCGAGCTGGCTGTCATGGAAAACAAACAACGAGTGTACCTACGGAACTTGTCAATGCTGACACCAACGATCAGTCCCGAGATGTGGATGGATACGTTCAGCAAATATTTCGTACTGTCCAAGTTTATGGAGAATCACACTATGTTGATCACAAGCCCAGAGTACTTCACGAAGCTCTTCAACTCGCTTTCCACTAAAGAAGGCGCACTGTATTTGGGTTGGAGGATCTTTCGATTCGGCAGTTGCTTCACAAACGAGTTCAGGACACTAGAAGAGAGCATGGAAATGAACGTGGACTCTTGCAGTCATCCCGTGAGCGATGCTCGCGAGTACTGCAGAGAGTACGCATCAAAGATGATGCTACCACAAATGATAGCGTTTGCGACGGAATCGCTGACAAGCAAGAATGAGGTGCGGTCAGTGGTCAACATCGCGGACAATGTGAAGAGGGAGATGTCGAAGGGCCTCAGTTTGAATCCGTGGCTGGACAACAGCACGAAGCTAACGGCCATACAGAAAGTTCAAAGCAGTCGTCTCGTACTGCCAGAGATTGGCCTCCGAGCCGACAACACCAGTGTGTCCTCATTTCCCGACTTGGGAGCGGACTTCCTTGAAAACTGGGTACGAGTCATCCCACACGCCGGCTTTCCAGCCAGGGAGTACGAAATCGAAGAATCCATGCGTAGGCTCCACGACGACCACATCAAGTACGACGTCTACACCAACGAGCTGCACCTCCCCATCGCTAGCACCAAGGGACCACTCTACTCCGCAGACCTTCCCGTGTCAGCCATCTACGCTGTGCTCGGCAGAATCATTGCGCACGAGCTTCTTCACGGACTCGATGCGCAAGGGCGCGATATCAACAACGGCCAGGCCCAAACATGGTGGAGCGAGGACTTTGCCGACGCCTACAACGCCAGAGCAGCCTGCTACGTCAACCTGTACGAAAATGTCGGCGACTACACTAACAACACGATCCAGGAGGACATCATAGACAACGCAGCAGTAAGATACGCGTACGCTGCTTTCAAGGCGGCCCTGCCTTCGGACAAAGTGGCCAACGTGCTCGGCGGTTTGAGCACTTTCAGTCCCGACCAGACCTTCTTCATTACATACTGCCACAGCTTCTGCGACAACACGACTGACCATCCGGGAGCACACGGTGGCTGGACAAAGTACTCCGACGGACACAACCGCTGCAACGTGCCGCTGATGAACATGGAAGAGTTTGCACACGCATTCTCGTGCACGGCGCAAGAGCCAATGAATCCTGTGAAGAAATGCTACCTCTGGTAA